From one Plasmodium knowlesi strain H genome assembly, chromosome: 11 genomic stretch:
- a CDS encoding malate dehydrogenase, putative has protein sequence MTKISMIGSGQIGTIVGQLILMENIGDIVLYDVMQGVPQGKSLDLKHFSTIVGVNKKIVGTNNVEDIKDSDVIVITAGVQRKEGMTREDLIGINGKIMKSVAESVKLYSPNAFVICVSNPLDIMVNVFHKYSGLPYEKICGMAGILDTSRFRSLLGEKLNVAPENVNLVLLGGHGDLMVPLKRYCSVSGIPLSDFIEKKLITNEEINDIIKKTRDMGAEIIKLSKSSATFSPAAAIVKMIKSYLYNESQLYTCAVYLNGLYNCSNLYVGSTAIINSSGAKAIEFALTKEEQELYDKSISFVHEHTQKAFALIN, from the coding sequence atgacaaaaatttCCATGATAGGAAGCGGACAAATTGGAACCATCGTGGGCCAATTGATCTTGATGGAAAATATTGGAGACATTGTTCTTTACGACGTAATGCAAGGTGTGCCACAGGGGAAGAGTCTCGATTTGAAGCACTTTAGCACCATCGTAGgagtaaacaaaaaaatagtggGTACCAATAACGTAGAGGATATCAAGGACTCCGATGTAATTGTCATCACAGCAGGTGtgcaaaggaaagaaggcatGACCAGAGAAGATTTAATTggaataaatggaaaaattatgaagagcGTCGCTGAGTCAGTAAAGTTATACAGTCCAAATGCCTTCGTTATATGTGTTAGTAATCCCCTTGATATTATGGTAAATGTTTTTCATAAATATAGTGGACTTCCTTATGAGAAAATTTGCGGAATGGCTGGGATTTTGGATACTTCTCGTTTTAGATCTCTCTTAGGAGAAAAGCTAAATGTCGCTCCGGAGAATGTGAATCTGGTTCTGTTGGGAGGACATGGAGATCTCATGGTCCCTTTGAAGAGATACTGCTCCGTTTCAGGTATCCCCTTATCAGactttatagaaaaaaaactcataacgaatgaagaaattaatgaTATTATTAAAAAGACCAGAGATATGGGTGCAGAAATTATTAAGCTCTCTAAATCGTCTGCCACCTTTTCCCCCGCTGCTGCTATCGTGAAGATGATTAAATCCTATTTGTACAATGAGAGCCAGTTGTACACTTGTGCTGTTTACCTGAATGGTCTTTACAACTGCTCTAACTTGTATGTTGGATCTACAGCCATTATCAATAGCAGTGGTGCCAAGGCAATCGAGTTTGCGCTTACTAAGGAGGAGCAGGAGCTCTACGACAAGTCTATTTCCTTTGTTCACGAACACACACAGAAGGCCTTTGCGCTCATCAACTGA
- a CDS encoding LMBR1 domain-containing protein, putative encodes MHVYILLALLVGYVAATGVVGWRFLRIYCHKDERNNFLNITIRLVIIMGYIQCMGMIIIVPAVAQVASFPKMKEHFNPNFMCKIIYAIFGIYVFIITPCLAVIYSHVGEVSHTDQYASEPNKRRIKHWGRYIRKICTHRTSAICKNVLLMWIVSITLSCCILFLTYLHFHKIRLSLNAHSCTQWYPYLEETMRKKLLSLNLKNIKMCQNVGNENIPIVFNLNFNDYVIMFVSLMGSIVLAVYVGVGLVSLPLGLLFSAVSRYRGGEATPAIKVTNADERREDIFKDQLIRINRKAEDLLQVTQEVELSREQTCKSNYIKSFLQNIQHKREKRILNYMVHRLVVDYEKSVYRYNNPTSVTSSYGFFLLGFFFLLANASIIVYLYLCILRGSAGQGKLTSGWLLHWDATQELLERKDSLPLSLLIYPLVASYFLVCAFSGFNYICHKLKVGLLLALERKNTYLDIILLNTCLLMFVSSGAALIILRLFPAYAKEPYAFAFFDLALKNLSIIGYLYTRNGLLHLILVVSVLTVLLFFVPEESDLFSVFMPATFRKILNQPGEADSGIVSDIELEGQLDVNIKRKTTVDKC; translated from the exons ATGCATGTGTATATCCTCTTGGCCCTGCTCGTCGGGTATGTGGCCGCCACGGGGGTGGTAGGGTGGAGGTTCCTAAGGATATATTGCCACAAAGACGagagaaataattttctaaaTATAACAATAAGGCTCGTCATCATAATGGGGTACATACAATGCATGGGGATGATAATCATCGTACCAGCCGTAGCCCAAGTGGCTTCTTTTCccaaaatgaaggagcaTTTCAACCCGAACTTTATGTGCAAAATCATATACGCCATTTTCGGGATCTACGTATTTATCATAACACCATGTTTAGCAGTGATCTATTCGCATGTAGGAGAGGTGTCCCACACAGATCAGTATGCAAGTGAACCAAACAAACGAAGAATTAAGCACTGGGGGAGATACATCAGAAAGATATGTACACATAGAACAAGCGCCATCTGCAAAAACGTACTTCTCATGTGGATAGTCTCTATTACTCTGTCATGCTGCATCTTGTTTTTAACCTACTTACATTTTCACAAAATCAGATTGTCTTTAAATGCACATAGCTGTACACAGTGGTATCCCTACTTAGAGGAGACCATGAGAAAGAAATTACTCTCCTTGAATTTGAAGAATATAAAGATGTGCCAAAATGTgggaaatgaaaacattCCAATTGTCTTCAATTTAAATTTCAATGACTATGTGATTATGTTTGTCTCGTTGATGGGTTCTATCGTCTTGGCCGTCTACGTGGGCGTCGGACTGGTATCCCTTCCGCTTGGTTTATTGTTTTCCGCTGTGAGTCGCTATCGGGGGGGAGAAGCCACTCCTGCAATTAAAGTTACGAACGCGGACGAACGAAGGGAAGACATATTCAAGGATCAGCTCATTCGCATCAACAGAAAGGCAGAAGATCTTCTACAGGTTACCCAAGAGGTAGAACTCAGCAGAGAGCAAACATGCAAGTCGAATTATATCAAATCATTTCTTCAAAACATACAACATAAACGAGAGAAAAGGATTCTTAACTACATGGTGCACAGGCTAGTAGTCGATTATGAAAAATCTGTTTACCGTTATAATAATCCGACAAGTGTAACATCTTCTTATGGTTTCTTCCTCctgggttttttttttttactcgcTAATGCATCTATAATTGTCTACCTTTACTTGTGCATCTTGAGGGGGTCTGCAGGACAGGGCAAGTTGACTAGCGGATGGCTTCTCCACTGGGACGCTACGCAGGAG CTCCTCGAACGGAAAGATTCACTTCCTCTTTCGTTGCTGATTTACCCCTTGGTGGCGTCCTACTTTCTCGTCTGCGCCTTTTCCGGATTTAACTACATCTGCCACAAG CTCAAGGTGGGACTTCTTTTGGCCCTCGAGAGGAAGAACACCTACTTGGATATCATTCTCCTGAACACTTGTCTCCTCATGTTTGTGTCGTCCGGAGCAGCCCTAATTATACTG AGACTCTTCCCAGCGTATGCAAAGGAGCCATACGCATTTGCCTTTTTCGATTTGGCCTTGAAGAACCTCAGCATCATCGG ATACCTATACACAAGGAACGGCCTCCTTCATCTAATTCTAGTGGTCAGTGTACTAACGGTCCTGCTATTTTTCGTGCCAGAGGAGAGTGACTTATTTTCGGTGTTTATGCCAGCCACCTTTCGGAAGATACTAAACCAACCAGGGGAAGCCGACTCTGGCATAGTTTCGGACATCGAGTTAGAAGGACAGTTAGATGtcaatataaaaaggaaaactacCGTCGACAAGTGCTGA
- a CDS encoding 60S ribosomal protein L27a, putative has protein sequence MATRFKKNRKKRGHVSAGHGRIGKHRKHPGGRGKAGGMHHMRINFDKYHPGYFGKVGMRHFNLLKNRKFCPTINVDKLWGLLPEEKKKEFFENKNIAPVIDVTRKGFFKVLGNGKLKHNQPIVVKARYFSSVAEKKIKAVGGQCVLVA, from the exons ATGGCAACGCGATTTAAGAAgaacaggaaaaagagaGGACACGTGTCCGCCGGTCATGGTCGTATTGGCAAGCACAGAAAGCACCCCGGTGGAAGAGGAAAGGCTGGTGGTATGCACCACATGAGAATCAATTTCGACAAGTATCACCCAGGTTACTTTGGAAAG gTCGGAATGAGACACTTCAACCTCCTCAAAAACCGCAAGTTCTGTCCCACCATAAACGTGGACAAACTGTGGGGACTCCTAccagaggaaaagaaaaaagaatttttcgaaaataaaaacattgcCCCAGTGATAGACGTCACCAGAAAGGGCTTCTTCAAGGTTCTTGGAAATGGAAAGCTCAAGCACAATCAGCCCATTGTCGTTAAGGCCAGATACTTTTCCTCTGTGGccgagaaaaaaattaaggctGTTGGGGGCCAATGCGTACTAGTAGCCTAA
- a CDS encoding histone H3 variant, putative yields the protein MARTKQTARKSTGGKAPRKQLASKAARKSAPVSTGIKKPHRYRPGTVALREIRKFQKSTDLLIRKLPFQRLVREIAQEYKTDLRFQSQAVLALQEAAEAYLVGLFEDTNLCAIHAKRVTIMPKDIQLARRIRGERS from the coding sequence ATGGCCAGAACCAAGCAAACCGCAAGAAAATCCACCGGAGGAAAGGCCCCCCGAAAGCAGTTAGCCTCCAAGGCCGCGAGAAAATCCGCGCCAGTTTCCACGGGAATTAAAAAACCCCACAGATATCGCCCCGGAACTGTCGCCCTGAGAGAAATTAGAAAGTTCCAAAAGTCGACCGATCTGCTTATCAGAAAATTGCCATTCCAGAGATTGGTGAGAGAAATTGCACAGGAATATAAAACCGACCTCAGATTTCAGTCCCAAGCTGTACTGGCCTTGCAGGAAGCCGCCGAGGCCTACTTAGTTGGACTCTTCGAAGATACCAACCTGTGTGCAATTCACGCCAAGAGAGTCACCATCATGCCAAAGGATATACAGCTAGCCAGACGTATTCGTGGAGAACGATCATAA
- a CDS encoding histone H2A, putative yields MSAKGKTGRKKAVKGTSNSAKAGLQFPVGRIGRYLKKGKYAKRVGAGAPVYLAAVLEYLCAEILELAGNAARDNKKSRITPRHIQLAVRNDEELNKFLAGVTFASGGVLPNIHNVLLPKKSQLKSGATANQDY; encoded by the coding sequence atgtcagcaaaaggaaaaactggtCGCAAGAAGGCTGTTAAGGGAACCTCTAACTCTGCTAAGGCAGGACTTCAATTCCCAGTAGGAAGAATTGGAAGatacttaaaaaaaggaaaatatgcgAAGAGAGTAGGAGCTGGAGCACCTGTCTATCTGGCTGCCGTGCTAGAATACTTGTGTGCAGAAATTTTGGAGTTGGCTGGAAATGCAGCGAGAGACAATAAGAAGTCCAGAATTACCCCAAGACACATACAACTAGCTGTgagaaatgatgaagaattgAACAAATTCTTGGCAGGCGTTACTTTTGCATCCGGAGGAGTTTTGCCAAACATCCACAATGTGTTATTACCAAAGAAATCTCAACTTAAATCAGGTGCCACTGCCAATCAGGACTATTAG